The following is a genomic window from Balneolales bacterium ANBcel1.
TGGCTTGCTGGCCATGTCGCGCCAGATCAGTTCGGCCAAACTCAGCGACTCGCTGATACTCGGGGAGTTGTCGCTGGAAGGTACGCTGCGGCCGGTCAAGGGTGTCTTGCCGGTGACAATCGAGGCCAAAAACCGCGGTTTGCAAAACGTGTTAATTCCGAAAGCCAATGCAAGGGAAGCAGCCGTTATATCCGGTGTAGATGTGTACGGGTTTGATCATCTTTCGGATGTGATAAAATGGCTCAATGGCCAGTCCGGGGAAAGTGTTCCGGTAAGGGTGGATGTCAAGGCGCTGTTCAGGGAGGCGGACGGGGAGAATACGCTGGATTTCCGGGATGTGCGGGGGCAGGAGAACGTTCGAAGAGGAATGGAAGTGGCGGCCGCCGGCGGCCATAACATTATCATGATTGGTCCACCGGGTTCGGGTAAAACCATGATCGCCCGAAGGCTGGGGTCCATACTGCCTCCTCTATCGGTAGATGAGGCGCTGGAAACAACCCGGATCCATTCCGTTGCAGGCCTGCTTTCGCGCGGCTCCTCTCTGGTGGTGCGTCGCCCGTTTCGCTCGCCGCATCATACCATTTCGGATGTGGCCCTGGTCGGGGGCGGAGGCATCCCGAAACCCGGTGAAATATCGCTTGCCCATAATGGTGTCCTTTTTCTGGATGAACTGCCGGAATTCCGGAAAAATGTGCTTGAGGTATTGCGGCAGCCCCTGGAGGATGGGTATGTGACGCTTTCCAGGGCACGAATGAGTATCAGCTACCCCTCCCGGTTCATGCTAATCGCATCCATGAATCCGTCACCGGGCGGTGACTGGTTTGACCCGGACAACCCGGGAAGCATCCGCCCGGAAGATGTACAAAAATATATGGGCAGGGTGAGCGGGCCCTTGATGGATCGCATCGATCTTCACGTGGAGGTCAACAAGGTAAACTACGAGGAGCTTTCATCCAGGGATAGCGCAGAGAGCTCCGCTTCAATCCGTCTCCGGGTCATTGAAGCAAGAAAAAGGCAGGATAACCGCCTGAAGAACCATCCCGGGATTCATAACAATGCACAGATGCCAACGCGGCTGGTCAGGCGTTTCTGCGAACCGGA
Proteins encoded in this region:
- a CDS encoding YifB family Mg chelatase-like AAA ATPase, whose amino-acid sequence is MLAHAYCASTFGVDAHLIDVETNNVNGLPQYFLVGLPDRAVSESRDRIEAAIRNCGFEMPRGRITVNLAPANLPKEGSSFDLPIAVGLLAMSRQISSAKLSDSLILGELSLEGTLRPVKGVLPVTIEAKNRGLQNVLIPKANAREAAVISGVDVYGFDHLSDVIKWLNGQSGESVPVRVDVKALFREADGENTLDFRDVRGQENVRRGMEVAAAGGHNIIMIGPPGSGKTMIARRLGSILPPLSVDEALETTRIHSVAGLLSRGSSLVVRRPFRSPHHTISDVALVGGGGIPKPGEISLAHNGVLFLDELPEFRKNVLEVLRQPLEDGYVTLSRARMSISYPSRFMLIASMNPSPGGDWFDPDNPGSIRPEDVQKYMGRVSGPLMDRIDLHVEVNKVNYEELSSRDSAESSASIRLRVIEARKRQDNRLKNHPGIHNNAQMPTRLVRRFCEPDAAGLGLLKKAMSKLGLSARAYDRILKVSRTIADLEASDDIRSHHVAEAVQYRSLDRYQMR